DNA from Kryptolebias marmoratus isolate JLee-2015 linkage group LG15, ASM164957v2, whole genome shotgun sequence:
TCATCCTCGAGCGTTTCCGTCTTGATCCGGTTTCCCGCGCTGCCTCGCGCTCCGTCCACCTGATCGGCCGAGGCCAGGCCGCTGTGGTTCACCGCCGTCTTTTCCGAGCTGACCGGCTCCTGCGGTTCGGACAGCGCGCTCGGGAGGCTCGGCTCGTCCTGGAGGGACGGGGACGGGGGGGACCAGGACGCACCTGTCAGTCTGGAGCCTTCGGCCTGAGAGCCCAGCCCCGACACGAGGGAGCGGGCGATCAGCGACGCCCCCCTCTGTCCAGACACGCCTCCTCTGGCCAGGGCAGAAAACCAGCTGGGGAGCTGAGGAGGAACCTGAGAGAGGAGGAGACAAGGTCAGAAGATGTTTGAGGATTTGCAGCTCTGTCTGGAATCTTTTGTGCGGACGTAGCCTGCAGCATACCTGGGTTGGAGAAGACAAGTCCGCCCGACTGAAAGCAAACTGCCTGGTTGAAGCTCTCTTGTCAAATAAGGACACCTCACAACCCTGGGACACGTTATTCAACAAACAAGTCAATCCTGTGTCacactgaaattaaaaactataatCAGAGACGTGCTGTCGTGAACGGAGCTCTAAAGTAGTCGAAGCTGATTTGCTGTGCAGGCTTGACTCACCTGGTCTGGGAAGTCGTTGCCGTCCACCTCATCACTGTTGGACTGACCGCCTGGACTCTGAACCTCGATGCCATGGCTCtccaagatggctgcttcttcaaaaacacaaacgtcATCATAGCATATCAACTCTAGACATGCAGCACAAAGATTAACGATGCAGGCGAATTCAGGAGCAAAGCTGCTAACAGAACAtcctcagagctgctgttgGTGTAGTATCAAACATCTGTCCAGGTTAGCTGCGTTAACAAGTTTTTAAACTTCAGGATCTCTTGTCAAATTGATCATAACAATACGGCTTTATTTACTGCCTCACAAAATGCTCCGACTGACTGTCAGCCTCACAGATGGCTGCTTTCTTTACAAAGCAAACATGTTGGCACAGTACTACTCTTTAGGGTAGGGTAGCTCTTGTAAAACAACAGATTAGGGTTTCAGAGCTGACTGCACTCAGTGATCCTGACTGATTTAATCTCAGCTTTCTGATAGCatttacagctgtttgtgtACGCAAACACAGAGGTAAACATTACCTATGTTAGCTCGCCTCTTGATGTCTTTGCGGCGGTTTGCAAACCAGTTGTAGACCTTCAAAGACGTAACTCTCTCCAAATCAGACAGCTTCTttcctgtaaacacacacaaacacatatatataaatagattTAAGATCTCTGTCGTTCTGCCATCCTCTCCTTTAGTGATGGTTTTTGAAAGCACATGTAATCAGTTTTCCTAACAATTTCTAATGTTTCTCAGAGAATGAACATGTGGTTAACTTCTAATCacagaaaattgtatttttaaaagttggaaCCTGCAGGACAATGTACAGAAACAACCTTTGTTCCTGATCAGCACCGGAGCGCCACAAGAGCTGCAAGAGTGCACCAATAGGAGCGCACAGACTCAGGGAGAACAGGTGGTTTTTAAGAGGAAAGGTGTCACCACAGTTAGATCTCTTAAATGGCCGCGCCTTCATTAACTTTAATGCGACGGggaacatttaatttaaaaggtgCATTTGATGCCGTGGCACCACGCTTCTCCATCATGGCACAAAGCCAGAAAAGATTGACAAGAGCTCTGCAGGGTGCAAGAACGTCACCGATAAcggtaaaacaaataaaagtctatTTGTTTAATCTATTATGCAGACAGTGATTAACAGCTGGTAAtttgaaaacagctgctgttacACAATCAGATGATGGTGTTTATTAGCATCAACCACCGACTGATCCATGAGGAAAAACTCTCTGCAGTGTGGTTTATTTTTATCCCATTGCTATAAAAAATTGtgggatattttattttatttggctgTCATCTGTTAACTGTCTTATAAATTGCAGTTTGTGATCACAGGGCAAAGCTAGGACTTATTATGTCTTGGTTGAAAATTACAGCAGAgtccatttttatatttagcttcATTAGGACGTAGTTTTAAACAACATAGGAGTGCCAATAACACCACAGTGGTGTTTGTCAGCAGACTGAGGAACAGCTGGCAGAAAGTTAAAGCCTTTGCTGCTGGAAATGTTGAAGTGTGTTGCGGACGATCAGGGTGTACTGCAGCGTGTTCAGGTTTGGATTTGAACTGTACATTAACATACAGGTTAAAAATTCCTTAAAGTGAAAGTTAAACTAgctaaaataaagtggaaaaatacTACTGCAGATAGACTCCAGTGGCTGATGATTGATAATATTTGTCCAGTCGCCCGACCCTACAGCATACCTGGTTTTTGAATGACACCGTTGCAGGCAGTGGCAATTTCCTCTCTCTTGGCTTCATCGGGATACTGGTTATCACTGAAGTAGCTGTTTATACACAACAAACTGCATCAGTTTCTGCTTCCTTTGTGGCTCTCTGAATGCTTCTCTCCTCTCACTCACCTCTCCATGACAGCCAGACACTCCTTCCTCCAGGTGAATCTGCTCCCCCGTCTCAGACGGAAGCCCCCAGGGGCTGGCGAAAACGGGGGTGGAGTCTGGTGCCACTCCATCACTTCCTCCAGAGCCAGAGGGGCCGCTCGCATGGCCAAAGTGGCGCCTGTTGTCATAACCACTGGTAAGCGATAATCCAAAATCTTGAAGATGAGGCCATGACGATGGAGGAGGCGGGGTTACCTGGGTTGGTCTTCTCCAGCTGGTACCAGCGGAAGAAGGCTCGTTTCTTCTGCTCGCTGAGGTCCGATCCCTGCTGTAGGAGCCAGTGGGAGATTCGACTCTGACTGATTCCTAGTGGATGAAGGGCCACGTGTCACTCAGTGTGTCTGATGATGATATGGCTTTCTGCGTTTACATTTTACTGGACCGACACTCACCTGTTACCTGAGCAACCACTGCCTGTGAGATCCGCCTGTTGGCCAGGAAAGATTTGATCTCCTCCTTGATCACAGCGCTGTCCCTCCTACAACGGACAGCCACAAAATACAGCCcatatttaaatctaaaacactCTTCATGCTTTAAACACCAGCTGTAACACATGGAAAATGGCCGTAAGTGTGTGGGAAGCACacacttacagccattttacaGCTGTAATATTCTCCACTCTCAGTCAGGTTTTGATTTTATCTTCACACGTTTTCAAATCAATACTGCTCTGATTGCTGCTGTCTGGCTGCAGACTACAGATGAGAAGCACTACAGTGCAcatgtgtatttgtgtgaatAGTGCATGTCAGCCTGTAATCCTCAGAGCGTATTCAGATTCAGACCGAGCCTGCTCTGATTGATAATCAGGGCCTTTGCTGATGCCACAGACTCAATGTAACATGAGTGGATTTAAAGACCAAATGTAtgcttttgatttattcatcACTTTAAGTATGTTATAAACAAAATTTAAGCCTTTTGTTTGAAGAGCCCTACTCCTTcgctttaaaagaacaaaaaaacaatcaaatggGACACCACTATCTCTTGGCATTAGCATCCAGAACACAGGTATAAGGCTGAACTGAGGGAACAGAGGGTTAGACCaatgtttttaatgcaaactataaaaatgaataaatctggTTAGACGTCGGGTCTTTTCTTACCGCATCAAATCCTCCACCTTATCATCAAGATCTATGTCCTCTTCACTGGCCTCAAATCCATAACCTGGTGCAGTCACGCTGCCGCTAACCATACCGAGAGGAAAACGAGGCGGTGACAGCTTCCCATTGGTGACGGCAACCAGGCCATTTGGCACGACGGCCGCCACTGCGACCGGCGAGGCTGTTGAAACCTGCAGGGGCGGCGAAGTGGACTCAAAGTTGTTACCGGGGGACAGAGAGAGTTGGTTGTCAGGGAAACCCGTCTGCGTTGCGGTGGAAGTCATGGTGGAGGAGGCAGAGACGGCGTTGGAAGAAGACAAGGAAGACAAGGGTGGCATGTAGGAAGCTTTATGGGTCAACTTGTGTCCATGCTGCCGGTCCAAGTGGTCAAGGGTATTGAGGGCATGGAGGACCTCCGCCTGGGAAATACCCGTCCGCCGAAGCCTTTGGAGGAGATCAATCTGCTCAATGGTGAAGCGAGGCTCCTCACTCTGCTGGAACATCCTGGAAAGTatcaaaacaaaccttttatgAGAAGGTCATTTAAGCAACAGCAGTATATTGATAGCTGTAATGAtttgttattttagcagaaaaataaCGGTCAGTCTGGGAAATAACTGGTCATtttctgctgactcagcagctAGAGACAAGTGTCAGTGTTTTGAAGCCTCTGGTGTAAATCAATGAAAATATAGACAGCCGATAACGAATTGGAGTGAAAAATTTGTGTTGTGTCAGGCAATCTTAGTATCCAGATCCATTTTAATGAGTTAATTTTAAACTAATTACGTCAATAACACCATGCGGCTCCTTTAGCTTCTTTGCATAACTGGcaacaaacaaatatgaaaaaaaacaaaaatcttgtccTTTGGCTCATCCTGCAGAAAGAAACCCCACCAACAAGTATTAGCACGGCTAGCAAAGAAACCTgcacaatttaaaatattttacaaattttccAAGTAGCCTTCAGTTTGAAATTTTGTGGGAAAACTGGCCTAATAGATTTTGACTCGGCTGTAGTAAATACCTCAACCCTGGTCCTTAGGGCCCActgtcttgcatgttttagtaaTTTCCCTGCCACAACATCTTGATTCAGCTAACTGAATTATCTTCTGAGTGTACCCTCCACCCTCCTGTGGACTGACCAAAGAGGCTTGTATTAATTAGTCCTCTCCCTAATGACTTATCCTCTGTTTCAGATCTGTTATAATTATCTGCCTCAGTTCTGAGTTCACTTTGATTCCGATAAAAACACAGACGGTGTCAGAAACGTTGATCTGTTTGCACATTAAACACTGAATTATTGATCCGTGAGCCACagctccttttatttattttctaagtCCTTCAGCTGTGATGCACTGGACCTAGCCGTTCACTGCCAGATCGAAGTGCAGTTATAGGATTACCTTCTGAGCGTGTCatcgtgttttgttttgcaaaaaaaaaaaaacggttaaTGACCCATTCATGTAAACAAGGCGCAGTGAAGCAGGGAGACGTGTAAAGCATGCGGGCCAGTGGGCCCTGAGAACCAGAGCTGGACACCATCATGTGACCTGCCGCTGTTGGAGGCAGGGAAGTCACAGGTCTGAGTTGGTGAGTAGGCAGTGGTGTGTGAAGCGCTCCTAAACCCCGGACCAACAGAGCTACTGTCACTGAGCTGGTTTTGTGATGAGtgtaaaggtagtatctcactgcaTCAGCATCTGCAAGGGAGTCTACAGAACATCTTGTGGTGTTCACAAGTTCCTCACTTAAGTCTCGAAAGCTTGCACCATTATCGCTTGAATttataacatgtttaaaaccaaCTGTGGAACAAAATTTCTCACATAATAGAGTCGTTGCATGCATCTCACACCCTTCTAGATTTTGCTGCGGCCATCTCAAACCCGTCTCGAGAGCGCAAGAGccgtattttgacacctgcacggGAGCACTCCTCTGACATGTTCAGGCCTAAAAACCATGCTGGCaaataattatcatttttttaaaaaatcttcattttaaaagtgcactcttgtagattaaatcatgaaaGTGGGCGTGGCTGCCGAGGTTGGTACGAATCTGATGTGGGTGAGGATGAGCAACAAAATGGTGTCAAGGGctagaaaacaagttttataggcagcgatttaaaaaaaaaaataggtcacTCGAAATGCATCCACATGGCTGCGTGgtcacaaatactcagaattcagcgagactgaaactgaaaatgtgtgtaTTATCTAGGAAAACTGAGTCAGATTTGAGTGGCCAACGAGCTGCAGTTGCAGTCCAGTCAGATAATGCCTTTAAGCACACATTAAAGTGGGATGAGGCGAGATTGGTTGTTTTATGAGTGAACGACTAAAGGCGGATTAAAGGGGCTTGTCGTTGTGGTCCCAACAGGGGAAATGAATGTGAAAGTCACTGTGTCACATAATGGTTATTTTACATCAGacagtggttttatttatctCTACTATGTTGACGTGAAGGCTTTCTCTTTTTATGCAATTAAATAttaggccttttttttccctagataacttgtgttggtttgtttcatAGCAAATGACTAGAAAAGACAGCTAGACGTATCGTCCCACCTTCTTCTGTGGTTGAGAACTAAAGTCATGCGATCTCTTTTTTACAGGTGCTGCCTTGTTGTAATTTCAGAACCAAGGTCTGCGTATTAGGAACGTGGAGataaggattttctttttttggtcaatGTCTGTAGCACAGTAGAACACGCAATCTTGTTTAGGGTTTCTCGACTAATTAATTTACCTTCATTTACTCGATGTATATGTGCTCTAACTTCTGTTCTAACCataacaaggaaaaaaaacaaggtttggGATAGACACG
Protein-coding regions in this window:
- the LOC108241600 gene encoding homeobox-containing protein 1 isoform X3, with product MFQQSEEPRFTIEQIDLLQRLRRTGISQAEVLHALNTLDHLDRQHGHKLTHKASYMPPLSSLSSSNAVSASSTMTSTATQTGFPDNQLSLSPGNNFESTSPPLQVSTASPVAVAAVVPNGLVAVTNGKLSPPRFPLGMVSGSVTAPGYGFEASEEDIDLDDKVEDLMRRDSAVIKEEIKSFLANRRISQAVVAQVTGISQSRISHWLLQQGSDLSEQKKRAFFRWYQLEKTNPGATLAMRAAPLALEEVMEWHQTPPPFSPAPGGFRLRRGSRFTWRKECLAVMESYFSDNQYPDEAKREEIATACNGVIQKPGKKLSDLERVTSLKVYNWFANRRKDIKRRANIAILESHGIEVQSPGGQSNSDEVDGNDFPDQGCEVSLFDKRASTRQFAFSRADLSSPTQVPPQLPSWFSALARGGVSGQRGASLIARSLVSGLGSQAEGSRLTGASWSPPSPSLQDEPSLPSALSEPQEPVSSEKTAVNHSGLASADQVDGARGSAGNRIKTETLEDD
- the LOC108241600 gene encoding homeobox-containing protein 1 isoform X2, whose product is MFQQSEEPRFTIEQIDLLQRLRRTGISQAEVLHALNTLDHLDRQHGHKLTHKASYMPPLSSLSSSNAVSASSTMTSTATQTGFPDNQLSLSPGNNFESTSPPLQVSTASPVAVAAVVPNGLVAVTNGKLSPPRFPLGMVSGSVTAPGYGFEASEEDIDLDDKVEDLMRRDSAVIKEEIKSFLANRRISQAVVAQVTGISQSRISHWLLQQGSDLSEQKKRAFFRWYQLEKTNPGATLAMRAAPLALEEVMEWHQTPPPFSPAPGGFRLRRGSRFTWRKECLAVMESYFSDNQYPDEAKREEIATACNGVIQKPGKKLSDLERVTSLKVYNWFANRRKDIKRRANIAAILESHGIEVQSPGGQSNSDEVDGNDFPDQGCEVSLFDKRASTRQFAFSRADLSSPTQVPPQLPSWFSALARGGVSGQRGASLIARSLVSGLGSQAEGSRLTGASWSPPSPSLQDEPSLPSALSEPQEPVSSEKTAVNHSGLASADQVDGARGSAGNRIKTETLEDD
- the LOC108241600 gene encoding homeobox-containing protein 1 isoform X1 encodes the protein MFQQSEEPRFTIEQIDLLQRLRRTGISQAEVLHALNTLDHLDRQHGHKLTHKASYMPPLSSLSSSNAVSASSTMTSTATQTGFPDNQLSLSPGNNFESTSPPLQVSTASPVAVAAVVPNGLVAVTNGKLSPPRFPLGMVSGSVTAPGYGFEASEEDIDLDDKVEDLMRRDSAVIKEEIKSFLANRRISQAVVAQVTGISQSRISHWLLQQGSDLSEQKKRAFFRWYQLEKTNPGATLAMRAAPLALEEVMEWHQTPPPFSPAPGGFRLRRGSRFTWRKECLAVMESYFSDNQYPDEAKREEIATACNGVIQKPGKKLSDLERVTSLKVYNWFANRRKDIKRRANIEAAILESHGIEVQSPGGQSNSDEVDGNDFPDQGCEVSLFDKRASTRQFAFSRADLSSPTQVPPQLPSWFSALARGGVSGQRGASLIARSLVSGLGSQAEGSRLTGASWSPPSPSLQDEPSLPSALSEPQEPVSSEKTAVNHSGLASADQVDGARGSAGNRIKTETLEDD